One Fuerstiella marisgermanici DNA window includes the following coding sequences:
- the rsgA gene encoding ribosome small subunit-dependent GTPase A has protein sequence MNAQDLRTLGWRPAFQRQLSPEEEQNLIPVRVAAHFGSQVLCLSYSGEFALPTALIQACGEVAVGDWLLLEPDSRRGVRRLERESLVARRAAGEKVQRQLIAANLDTLFIVTSCNHDFNLARLERYLALAAEAAVEPVVILTKSDLCDDPLPLRQQAMRLKSGLIVEAIDARDPTQVNSLADWCGVAKTVALVGSSGVGKSTLAMTLGVGPLATQEIREDDSRGRHTTTARHLHRLDAGGLLIDTPGMRELQLADCESGLAEVFDDVVAFADHCRFRNCTHDTEPGCAVQEAIECGELDKRRLTSFLKLQSEEARNSKSLHERRQDSRKQGQFYKSVMAAKRQRKSGED, from the coding sequence ATGAATGCACAGGATCTTCGCACGCTGGGATGGCGGCCCGCGTTTCAACGACAGCTGTCGCCGGAAGAAGAGCAGAATTTGATTCCCGTCCGAGTCGCCGCGCACTTTGGAAGCCAGGTTCTTTGCCTGTCCTATTCGGGCGAATTCGCGTTGCCGACTGCGTTGATTCAGGCATGTGGCGAGGTGGCGGTCGGTGACTGGCTACTGCTCGAACCGGATTCCCGCCGAGGCGTCAGACGGCTGGAACGGGAATCGCTGGTTGCGCGAAGGGCGGCGGGGGAAAAAGTGCAGCGGCAGCTTATCGCCGCGAATCTCGACACACTGTTTATCGTCACTTCCTGCAATCATGACTTCAACCTGGCACGGCTGGAACGCTATCTTGCACTCGCCGCCGAAGCCGCGGTGGAGCCAGTCGTCATCCTGACGAAGTCGGACCTTTGCGATGATCCTCTGCCATTGCGTCAGCAAGCGATGCGTCTGAAAAGCGGACTGATTGTTGAGGCCATTGACGCTCGCGATCCCACGCAGGTGAATTCATTGGCCGACTGGTGCGGAGTTGCCAAGACCGTCGCACTGGTCGGTTCGTCCGGCGTCGGCAAATCGACGCTGGCTATGACTTTGGGAGTCGGCCCACTGGCGACTCAGGAAATTCGGGAAGACGATTCCCGCGGCCGCCACACGACGACGGCTCGGCACCTTCACCGTCTTGATGCGGGTGGTCTGCTGATCGACACTCCCGGCATGCGTGAATTGCAACTGGCCGACTGCGAAAGCGGCCTTGCGGAAGTGTTCGACGACGTGGTCGCCTTTGCCGATCATTGTCGGTTCCGCAACTGCACTCACGACACCGAACCTGGCTGTGCCGTCCAGGAAGCGATTGAATGCGGAGAACTGGACAAACGACGATTGACCAGCTTTCTAAAGCTGCAGTCCGAAGAGGCTCGTAATTCAAAGTCCCTCCACGAACGTCGCCAGGACTCACGCAAGCAGGGACAATTCTACAAAAGCGTCATGGCAGCCAAGCGGCAACGCAAAAGCGGCGAAGATTAG
- a CDS encoding aminotransferase class IV, whose protein sequence is MNLKFMIKRSGRGASREVRLLSAAFRIGHKSTEIRIDGTNFMAQPIAWLNGRQLAFDQMALPVWDLGVVAGASISEMARTYGHVPFRLKEHVQRLVDSCEELGLELPYDHLTLTATATELVVENCKLLDESDDLGIVWFVTAGSNATYLAEGTVPGPSVGIHTFRLPFHLWKAGASEGVRLRIPHVRQISNSIFPVHRKVRNRLHWWLADRAVSANSSGCRALLLDEDGFLTETSTSAFFGVVDGTILSPRRNVLDSMSRRLVQEAATELGLRFELADLPASAIQKMNEVFLSSTPVGLLPVQSIDGTAFPVNQPDSVLERILGWWTAKTGLNPLQQVLERN, encoded by the coding sequence ATGAACCTTAAGTTTATGATTAAGCGTAGCGGACGCGGCGCTTCGCGTGAAGTGCGGCTGCTGTCTGCAGCGTTCAGAATCGGCCACAAATCGACTGAGATTCGAATCGACGGAACAAACTTCATGGCACAACCTATCGCGTGGCTAAATGGTCGGCAGCTTGCGTTCGACCAGATGGCTCTTCCCGTGTGGGACCTGGGCGTGGTGGCTGGTGCCAGCATTTCTGAAATGGCACGCACCTACGGACATGTCCCATTTCGCTTGAAGGAACACGTGCAGCGGCTGGTCGATTCGTGCGAAGAATTGGGGCTGGAGCTGCCCTACGATCATCTCACGCTGACCGCAACGGCCACTGAATTAGTCGTCGAAAACTGTAAGCTGCTGGATGAATCGGACGATTTGGGCATCGTATGGTTCGTTACAGCCGGATCCAACGCGACCTATTTGGCCGAAGGCACCGTGCCCGGGCCGTCGGTGGGGATCCACACTTTTCGCTTGCCGTTTCACCTGTGGAAGGCTGGCGCTAGTGAAGGTGTCCGGCTGCGAATCCCACACGTTCGACAGATTTCGAATTCTATATTTCCGGTTCACCGCAAAGTTCGCAATCGGCTGCACTGGTGGTTGGCCGATCGAGCCGTCAGCGCGAATTCATCAGGCTGCCGCGCTCTTCTACTGGATGAAGACGGCTTCCTCACGGAAACCAGTACGTCCGCATTTTTCGGAGTCGTCGATGGCACGATCCTTTCACCACGCCGCAACGTTCTGGACAGCATGAGTCGCCGGTTGGTCCAGGAAGCTGCAACGGAACTCGGATTGCGTTTCGAACTAGCGGACCTGCCGGCATCCGCCATTCAGAAAATGAATGAGGTGTTTCTGTCGTCGACACCGGTCGGGTTGCTGCCGGTGCAGTCCATCGACGGCACTGCGTTTCCGGTGAACCAGCCTGATTCGGTGCTTGAGCGAATCCTTGGCTGGTGGACAGCGAAAACAGGTTTGAACCCACTGCAGCAAGTTCTGGAACGCAATTAG
- a CDS encoding S41 family peptidase, whose amino-acid sequence MLSVSLRSAVLLVLLVAAPLASVPTAVIFADDAKPQTLTDYDLMSLFVETFQQIEVNYVRDIDRRELMEAAIQGMLGHLDQYSSFIPPRDVSRFNQMVEQEFGGIGITVNMRNGQLIVVSPLPGTPAFRAGIRAGDVIVGVDGDTTDGMNLSEAVQKLQGPVGRPVTVQVVHAGEDPEPEELKLVRQLIKAPTVRGDRYNEQNEWDFMLEGDPKIGYVRLSHFSRYTAEEVKAAIDQLVANKMQGLILDLRFNPGGLLESAIEIADMFLDSGNIVSVKGRNVPERSWEARKGGTFPNFPIAILVNNYSASASEVLSAALQDNKRAVVIGERSWGKGSVQNVIRMEEGDSALKLTTASYHRPSGVNIHRFPDMKESDQWGVTPDEGYELAYTSKQWRQWDEQRSKKDVLGPAAQPGSDAEEKDDEATKTDTFVDTQLTTAIDYIKKQLEK is encoded by the coding sequence ATGCTGTCAGTTTCTCTGCGTTCTGCAGTCCTACTCGTTCTGCTGGTCGCCGCCCCTCTTGCGTCCGTTCCGACGGCCGTCATTTTTGCTGACGATGCAAAACCGCAGACGCTCACCGATTACGATTTAATGTCGCTGTTTGTCGAAACCTTTCAGCAAATCGAAGTGAACTATGTTCGAGACATAGATCGCCGCGAATTGATGGAAGCTGCCATTCAGGGCATGTTGGGGCACCTGGATCAGTATTCGTCGTTCATTCCGCCGCGAGATGTCAGCCGGTTTAACCAGATGGTCGAACAGGAATTTGGGGGCATCGGGATTACCGTCAACATGCGGAACGGGCAGCTAATTGTGGTCAGTCCGCTACCCGGCACGCCCGCTTTTCGAGCAGGAATACGAGCGGGTGATGTGATCGTCGGCGTCGACGGCGATACCACAGACGGCATGAACCTGAGTGAAGCCGTGCAGAAGCTGCAAGGCCCCGTCGGCCGTCCGGTGACAGTACAGGTGGTCCACGCAGGCGAAGATCCGGAGCCGGAAGAACTGAAGCTGGTACGTCAGTTGATCAAAGCTCCGACCGTACGAGGCGACCGCTACAACGAGCAAAACGAATGGGACTTTATGCTGGAGGGCGACCCCAAAATCGGCTACGTTCGCTTGTCTCACTTCAGCAGATACACGGCCGAAGAAGTCAAAGCTGCGATCGATCAGCTGGTGGCCAATAAGATGCAGGGACTCATTCTTGACCTGCGTTTCAACCCGGGCGGCTTGCTGGAATCGGCCATCGAAATCGCAGACATGTTTTTAGACAGCGGCAACATCGTCAGCGTGAAGGGGAGAAATGTGCCGGAACGATCGTGGGAAGCCAGGAAAGGCGGAACGTTTCCGAATTTTCCGATCGCGATTCTGGTCAACAACTATAGCGCGTCGGCCAGTGAAGTGTTGAGTGCCGCGTTGCAGGACAACAAGCGAGCAGTCGTCATCGGCGAACGCAGTTGGGGCAAGGGGAGCGTACAGAATGTGATTCGCATGGAAGAAGGCGATAGTGCACTGAAGCTGACGACGGCCAGTTACCACCGGCCCAGCGGAGTCAACATTCACCGGTTTCCCGACATGAAAGAATCCGATCAGTGGGGTGTCACACCCGACGAAGGCTACGAACTGGCCTACACCAGCAAGCAATGGCGGCAGTGGGATGAACAACGTTCAAAAAAAGACGTGCTAGGGCCAGCCGCCCAACCAGGTTCGGATGCAGAAGAAAAAGACGACGAAGCGACTAAGACGGATACCTTTGTCGATACTCAGCTGACGACGGCGATTGACTACATCAAGAAACAGCTTGAGAAGTAG
- a CDS encoding cyclic nucleotide-binding domain-containing protein yields MKISRYEYVTPESVSSLNRILRRGWRPVRESRSDQSAAESPTWLVLLEKECDLSPFVGDEIAAGVPVDFLQGVMLFDDFSDEEIRTVVNQCEIQSVAAYAELFNQGDVSEAIYVVLNGEVEVTLPELPVQGQSVVKLEPGGVFGESTFFSETPHTMSATAGESGATLLALDHVSFDEMFQAQVPAVLKLATNAARILAGRLQETDEWVWSLLTQSQQAQISASWRRYRHRVSGSGSDASGGFFGV; encoded by the coding sequence ATGAAAATTTCCCGCTACGAATATGTTACGCCGGAATCGGTTTCGAGCCTCAATCGGATTCTGCGGCGCGGCTGGCGTCCGGTACGCGAAAGCAGGTCTGATCAAAGCGCAGCGGAGTCACCAACATGGCTGGTGCTGCTGGAGAAGGAATGCGACTTGTCGCCGTTTGTTGGCGACGAAATCGCGGCTGGCGTGCCCGTCGATTTCCTTCAGGGCGTGATGCTATTCGATGATTTCAGCGATGAAGAGATTCGCACCGTCGTCAATCAATGCGAAATACAATCGGTCGCTGCATACGCAGAGCTATTTAATCAGGGCGACGTTTCTGAAGCAATCTATGTCGTGCTCAATGGTGAGGTGGAAGTGACGCTGCCGGAACTGCCCGTTCAGGGGCAGTCTGTTGTGAAGCTTGAACCGGGAGGCGTGTTTGGAGAGAGCACGTTCTTTTCCGAGACGCCACACACGATGTCCGCCACCGCAGGCGAAAGCGGAGCCACACTTTTGGCGCTGGATCACGTCTCATTCGATGAAATGTTTCAGGCTCAGGTGCCAGCGGTCTTAAAGCTGGCCACCAACGCGGCTCGTATTCTGGCCGGAAGGCTGCAGGAAACCGACGAGTGGGTTTGGAGTTTGTTGACGCAAAGCCAACAAGCTCAAATCAGCGCCAGTTGGCGACGCTATCGACACCGTGTGTCGGGTTCCGGCTCGGATGCGTCAGGCGGTTTCTTCGGCGTTTAA
- a CDS encoding aminotransferase class IV → MNQLAYCNGHLIPHEKLSVSVTDVGFTLGVTVSEQLRTFNGKLFQLDEHIQRLGQSLQAIGLPNIDLEHLKNEATTLAAHNYSLLEPGDDLGLTLFVTPGSAAADAELAKPTVAMHTAPVSFQRWANKYQDGESLVVTSVRQVPTNCWPPHLKCRSRMHYFLADREAREKESGARALLLDQDGFVAEASTASVLLFRADEGLIAPPEAKVLPSVSVGVIKQLTEALQLPFVHRDFTVDEVHAADEVFLSSTSPCVLPVVSVDGTNISDGKPGATYQEILAAWSARVGVDIAAQATQFAQR, encoded by the coding sequence ATGAATCAGCTCGCGTACTGCAACGGACACCTGATCCCTCACGAAAAATTGTCCGTCAGTGTCACGGACGTTGGTTTCACTCTGGGCGTGACGGTTTCCGAACAACTGCGAACGTTTAACGGTAAGCTGTTTCAACTTGATGAACACATTCAGCGATTGGGGCAATCTTTGCAGGCGATCGGACTGCCAAACATCGACCTCGAACATCTGAAGAACGAAGCGACCACGCTGGCGGCTCATAACTACAGCCTGCTTGAGCCTGGCGACGATCTGGGACTCACGCTGTTCGTGACGCCAGGTTCGGCGGCGGCAGATGCGGAACTCGCTAAGCCCACCGTTGCCATGCATACGGCGCCGGTCAGTTTTCAACGCTGGGCCAATAAGTACCAGGATGGCGAGTCGCTTGTTGTCACCAGCGTTCGTCAGGTGCCCACCAATTGCTGGCCGCCACATCTGAAATGTCGCAGCCGCATGCACTACTTTCTGGCCGATCGAGAAGCGCGGGAAAAGGAATCCGGCGCGCGAGCGTTGTTGTTGGATCAGGACGGATTCGTTGCGGAAGCATCAACGGCCAGCGTTCTGCTGTTTCGGGCCGATGAAGGCCTGATCGCTCCGCCGGAAGCCAAGGTTTTGCCAAGCGTAAGCGTTGGGGTGATCAAGCAATTGACTGAAGCTCTGCAGTTGCCGTTTGTGCACCGCGACTTCACGGTCGACGAAGTCCACGCGGCCGACGAAGTCTTTCTTAGCAGTACTTCACCATGCGTTCTGCCGGTCGTTAGTGTCGACGGAACTAACATCAGCGATGGAAAGCCGGGCGCAACGTATCAAGAGATCCTTGCCGCCTGGAGTGCCCGAGTCGGCGTCGATATTGCAGCACAGGCCACACAGTTCGCTCAACGTTAA
- a CDS encoding universal stress protein, translating to MIVMGTHGRSALPHLLLGSVAENVVRHAPCPVFTVRPDQHEFIMP from the coding sequence ATGATCGTGATGGGGACTCACGGACGTTCTGCGTTGCCACATTTGCTGCTGGGCAGCGTTGCTGAAAACGTCGTCCGCCACGCGCCGTGCCCCGTCTTTACTGTCCGACCGGATCAACACGAATTCATCATGCCATGA
- a CDS encoding universal stress protein has protein sequence MISLHNILLPTDFSEASINPTRYAIEFARKFNATLHLLYVIEEPAFYAPLGGYFPSREEWTAFADSGLDNWISKDDAVGLNIRRDKVFGHPGRKFRSTRRLTKSI, from the coding sequence ATGATTTCACTTCACAACATTCTGCTGCCAACGGACTTTAGCGAAGCGTCCATCAACCCGACTCGCTACGCCATTGAATTTGCAAGAAAGTTCAATGCCACGCTGCATCTGCTTTACGTGATTGAAGAACCTGCGTTCTACGCACCGCTGGGCGGCTACTTTCCGAGTCGAGAAGAATGGACGGCGTTTGCGGATTCAGGCCTGGACAACTGGATTTCCAAAGATGACGCGGTTGGTCTGAATATTCGCCGCGATAAAGTTTTTGGTCATCCTGGACGCAAATTTCGGAGTACACGAAGACTCACGAAATCGATATGA